CAGCATTTCCTGCAGAAGGGGAATGGCGCCGGTATTGGGATAAATCCAATCGGTGCCGGCAACGATTTGCACACCGAGGGCATGCGCCAGCCGTGTCACGATGGCGGCGCTGTGCATTTTATTGTTCTCCGCATGGAAAACGGTAGGGTCGAGGAAGATGTTTTGAAGCGCCATTTGGCGGAGGAGCGGGATTTGCGCGAGCGTGTCCAGCTGGAATTCTTTGCGGTAAAGCGCTTGCCAGGCTTTGCCGATTTCGAGCGTGTCGCCGGGCAGCTGCTGAAATGCGAAATCGTTGGCGTGCGACATGCTGTTCACACCTGCGGCAGCAACTGCGGCCGGTTTGCAGGGGAACACGGCGGCGTGGCTCCAGGCTTTCAGCCCGGCTTTATGGGCTTCTTCGGTGATCTCGCGGATAAGCGCGGCATCGAGGTCGGCGTAGATTTTGATGCCGGTAACGCCGGCTGCCTTCGCGGATTGGATCGCAGTGGCCACGTTCATTCCGGACATGAGGGCGCGGTACCAGGCGCTGTTTCCCAGGTCGCCATCGCGGCCGGATCGGCGGATCAGGTCAAAATATCCCGGGCCGGCAAATTGCGCCGCGAAGAAAATATCGGGACCCATCGTTTTGCCGGAGCGCACATCGTCGCGGCAGGCGGCCAGGTAAGGCGCATTCCCCGCCATATCGCGGACGGTGGTGATGCCATGCCGCACCATGTTGCCCATGATGCTGTCGGTCTGCAACCGCGCTTTCCGGATATCTTCGTCTACCACTGTGGCCAGGTGCACGTGTGCGTCCATCATCCCCGGCGCCAGAAATTTTCCTTCGCCGTCGATGACCGTCGCATTCCCGATGTGGCGCGGGGCTTTGGTGTAAATTTTTTGAATGATGCCGTTGCCGATGAGGATGGATGCTTTGCGTGGGCGGATACCCGTTTCGCCATCTATCACCGTTACGTTTTTAACGAGCAATTGCTGGGCCTGCGCTGTTCCGCACAGGCAGCCTATCCATACAAACAATAAAGCGTAGCGCATTATGGTAATTTTTCTAAATCGGAGATGGCAACGTGTTGCCGGATGATTTTTCCAGTTTTGTCGATTAAAAAAGTGGCGGGTAATGATCTGACATGATACTTCGCCACGATGTCGCTTTTCATGCCTTCCGGCGCCACCAGTTGCAGCCAGGGGATTTTATCCGCGGCCACCGCTTTCCTCCATAATTCATCTTTTTCATCCACCGAAACTGATACCACTTCGATGCCTTTCCGTTTCAGGGCGGCGTAATGGGGTGCAAGCTCCCGGTTGCCGGCGCGGCAAGGCGTACACCATGATGCCCATATATCCAGCAGGATGTAGCGGTTCCGGGCAACAAGGCTGTCGAGATGTACCAGCGATCCGTCGATGGCGCGCAAAGCGAAAGCGGGCGCGGTTTTGCCCGTCATATTGAACCGTTCGGAGTGGACTTGTTTTTCAACAAGTTTGTTCGTGGTGGCGGAAGCCCATTCCTGTTGGCGGAAGGAGGGGATGAGCTGTGAAAGCGAAGCATCCGTCCAGGCGAAAGCGTATTGGTATGCGCTCCATGCCCCTGCGAGATTGCCAGCGTTTTTCAGCGCGAAAGCCAGTCTTTTTTGCTGGACTTCCGTGGCCATGCGGCCAATTTTATTATTGATGGCCAGTTTTTTATCGAGATCTTCCGTCTTGCCATATTCCACTCCCAACCGGCTCCATTCCGACTCCACCGGTTTCATGCTTTTTTCGAAAGCGATGAACTTTTGCTGGATGGTATTGCCTTTGACGGTGGTAGCCGAATCTTTCCCGATCATTACCGTTACGGGCGATTTACCCGCGAAAACGGTCGCATTGGCAAATGGTGCGCGCAAACTGACGGAATATACGGCGGCGCCGCTGTCGGGCAGTTGCAAGACGATCTGGCCCTGGCGCATAATCGGTGTATCGATAAGTTGGCGAGTGGGCCATTCGCGGTAGATACGCACTTTGGCGCCGTCGGCATGCAGGGCGGATGTGATCTTCAGTTCCTGCGCCCGGCCCGGAAGAGCGGCGGCGAGGAGAGCGGTCAGGCAAAGAATTTGTTTCATGCGGAGAATTAGCCCGGGATACGAGGTACCCCGGGCGTTGGTTATGGTTAGTTTCTGGGATTGGGAAGAATATCCGGGTTGATCATCATGATCTTCGGCGCGATTTCGAGCAGGTAATTCGGCGAGCCGGCGGGCAGCGTGTAGACTTGTCCGAGGTGATCGCGTTGCAGGTCTTTTTTGAACCGCGGATCGTTGTTCAGGCGTTTGAGATCGAAGAGGCGCACGCCGCGGTACATCAGTTCCAGCCTTCTTTCGCGGAGCACGAGCGCCAGCGCTTCGTCTGCCGTGGCTGCGGTCAACGCAGTGTAATCCTCCGGTTTGAAGCGTTTTTGCCGCAGGGTGTTCAGGATGGCCGCCGCTTCGTCTTTCTTGTTGTCGCGGGCGAGCGCTTCAGCCCTGATGAGCATCATTTCCGGAACGCCGATGCTGAAATTGGTAGCGCCGGGGAAGTAATCCGGGTACGGGCTCGGCGGTGTTAAGGCGGAGCGGGGGATACGGGTGAAAGTGTATACGTAGCGGAGGTCCTTCTCGCCGATGATCCCCAACAGTTCCGGGTTGATCATAAAGCGGGTGAAAACGCCGTTGTTGCTGTTGGTTTTGGTATACAGGTTTTCCGGGTTGTTTTCCGGGATAGGCTTGTTGGTGACGCCGCTGGTAGGCCGCGCGGGGTTCACGAACGAAAATGTGTTGTGGTCGAGCAAGGTGGACCGGATGGCCAGGGCTTTCTCCGCTGCGGCTTTCGCGCCGGCATAATCACCCATGTAGAGCCGCACGCGCGCCAGCAAGGCGTGGGCGGCCGCTTTGCCCGGATGTACGTAGTTGCGGCCCGTATCGGGCAATGCGGTAATTGCTATAGCATCCGACAGGTCTTTGATCACCTGGTCATACACTTCTTTTACAGTGGCGCGCTTCAGTTTGGCTTCCAGATCGGGCACCAGCAGCAGGGGCACCGCCAGATCGGAGGCGGCGGTGGCAGGGGTGTATTCCTTCCCGAAAATATTGGCAAGGTGGAAGTAATTGTAAGCGCGCTGGATTTTTGCTTCCGCGATATTGCGCTCGCGCGCTTCCGCATCGCCGGGGGCACTCACGATTTTGTCGAGCACCAGGTTGCAATAGTAAATATTGCTGTAGATGCGCACGTATTCATTGTCCTCCTCTGTCTGCAACATCGTTTCCTTCTGCCATAGGTAGTTTTTCGTACTCCGGGAATTGGCGGTGCTGCGGATCTGCTCGTCAGTGTAATGGATGTCGTCTGTCATGAATTCAGCCTGCATATAGCCGGCGTCGGCCTGAAGGATGTCGTTCATGAACATTTCATAATCGGCTACTGTAGTGGGCAGCACTTTTTTCTTCGGCGTTACGTCGAGGAATTTTTTGCAGCTTCCTGCGGCCAGGCCGAGGAGCAAAACGCTATATAAAGTAATTTTCTTCATGTGGATGCTGTTTTACAATTCAACCCTTAAGGTCAATGTGGTTACGCGCGGTTCTGGCAGGAAGTAGGTGCCGGTCATGGGATCCACCGCATCCGGATCGATGCCGTATTTGTTTTTCTTCCACAGCGCTACGTTGTTCATCTGCGCCACGAAAGAAACGCTGTTGAGGAAGGTCCGTTTCAGGATGGTGGACGGCAATTTATAGCCAAGCTGGATCTCGCGCAGGCGGATATACGCCCCTGACATCTCGCTGTTGGTAGAATACTGAATCACGCGCTCCCTGCCATCGTAGAAGTCTTCCGGATCAAAGGAAGGCGTGATCGCCGCCAGGTCGGTGGTGGCTTCGTCGCCGGGCTTGCGCCAGCGCTCGGATATGCGCGCATCGTAATTGGAGAGGAACCCGTAACCATACATTTGCGGCGTGAACCGGCGGATCACATTGCCGAAGTTATAG
Above is a genomic segment from Chitinophaga pollutisoli containing:
- a CDS encoding amidohydrolase family protein, which produces MRYALLFVWIGCLCGTAQAQQLLVKNVTVIDGETGIRPRKASILIGNGIIQKIYTKAPRHIGNATVIDGEGKFLAPGMMDAHVHLATVVDEDIRKARLQTDSIMGNMVRHGITTVRDMAGNAPYLAACRDDVRSGKTMGPDIFFAAQFAGPGYFDLIRRSGRDGDLGNSAWYRALMSGMNVATAIQSAKAAGVTGIKIYADLDAALIREITEEAHKAGLKAWSHAAVFPCKPAAVAAAGVNSMSHANDFAFQQLPGDTLEIGKAWQALYRKEFQLDTLAQIPLLRQMALQNIFLDPTVFHAENNKMHSAAIVTRLAHALGVQIVAGTDWIYPNTGAIPLLQEMLLLQQKCGLSAAAVIQAATLNGARACGLSDRGAVRKGMRADLLLLSADPLQDLNVLFQPVQVFIKGKPAL
- a CDS encoding TlpA disulfide reductase family protein, whose translation is MKQILCLTALLAAALPGRAQELKITSALHADGAKVRIYREWPTRQLIDTPIMRQGQIVLQLPDSGAAVYSVSLRAPFANATVFAGKSPVTVMIGKDSATTVKGNTIQQKFIAFEKSMKPVESEWSRLGVEYGKTEDLDKKLAINNKIGRMATEVQQKRLAFALKNAGNLAGAWSAYQYAFAWTDASLSQLIPSFRQQEWASATTNKLVEKQVHSERFNMTGKTAPAFALRAIDGSLVHLDSLVARNRYILLDIWASWCTPCRAGNRELAPHYAALKRKGIEVVSVSVDEKDELWRKAVAADKIPWLQLVAPEGMKSDIVAKYHVRSLPATFLIDKTGKIIRQHVAISDLEKLP
- a CDS encoding RagB/SusD family nutrient uptake outer membrane protein — protein: MKKITLYSVLLLGLAAGSCKKFLDVTPKKKVLPTTVADYEMFMNDILQADAGYMQAEFMTDDIHYTDEQIRSTANSRSTKNYLWQKETMLQTEEDNEYVRIYSNIYYCNLVLDKIVSAPGDAEARERNIAEAKIQRAYNYFHLANIFGKEYTPATAASDLAVPLLLVPDLEAKLKRATVKEVYDQVIKDLSDAIAITALPDTGRNYVHPGKAAAHALLARVRLYMGDYAGAKAAAEKALAIRSTLLDHNTFSFVNPARPTSGVTNKPIPENNPENLYTKTNSNNGVFTRFMINPELLGIIGEKDLRYVYTFTRIPRSALTPPSPYPDYFPGATNFSIGVPEMMLIRAEALARDNKKDEAAAILNTLRQKRFKPEDYTALTAATADEALALVLRERRLELMYRGVRLFDLKRLNNDPRFKKDLQRDHLGQVYTLPAGSPNYLLEIAPKIMMINPDILPNPRN